One window of Plasmodium falciparum 3D7 genome assembly, chromosome: 7 genomic DNA carries:
- a CDS encoding RAP protein, putative, which translates to MINFFNIVVFVLHLFYIIGIIILFLDHVQSSKLNIVYKPNGSFSKPLFINNLFDFKEKFKNNFVKKRKKSDTNYYHDNYKRNNSNTNSNIFIESFNKKNTFIKPIYVTFQDDMNKSVASQNETKKKKKKKKNSEQNQLFLKSTKQKDIHEMTIDEEIENYDNIQMDEEEMNNEEDHKESDSNDKNNNDYSYDKNNNNNNNYFKNMDNSEYELVNDYILLRKNGLTIKELMEQGKWACPKENLKMIRERVNSKINWNYILKKNNELLKDNVDKIYHGIYKKEHVDDLLFVFDTYPYNYLNITMSVFSLYKFANSYLNEKKEKMNSVNEKKYNFFNNICSKDFLIKEDEKKKKDDMENINELLNIKHNDNKSRCNEKTNSYDDNFFALENIQDDVGDNNIFKIKEERKRLYYITTNRNFQRIVGSINKHLKIIYRIFSSNEKLSSYEKNKNVYKFIPYINIKDIIIILKSFCILKYDHANIYKYIYFFIVHFIHKFDIYNLCQAVHLCIIKKIYIKPLYQNFLKYLQNIFQQDKNDYIGKIEIAQSKTSSSSNHKQDTHDELQDDHNATNKNNVKKDMLLNISHDNNRNNLCKNIISLYDDINIKEFYNNIENAMEGYSSNPCNYYTSPLYKNNFNYYIYHSCNYSNINNALDDAEEKKEKEKDIKGFMTKDMRKEKESFIEDNIKKDITINENNNNINNRKDINLYVYILYVLSKFPYSNVNIINKIILHILKDIHNLSIDELILTFYSIAELEYEDYEVQNYLYLLIFQRLHLLNYRNNDTLLKLIKSLYLTNNLDRVYDGTKIENTPLKVDVKGREKEKQQDDEKEEEHKRKNQQKQNEFHNKEDERKGEFHIMNNENNSLSNKKNCDYKNHVEKEYPDNFIEHINNDESNKMESIKTLMIYVISKMVLKNVNNYSPIELVDIIRYLSAFNFINKELFSFVYNLPFFKNLNEDILNYYKNNVYFNQSYYAYTKNNNINTPIEIMLCKLYQSYLTYNMFIKQIDTSYIKNVIKDDIIKTIYKRNNEQVKVIQFDNSIIQLLKNTYLNNMKISSYASSSLHYEIADIINKDFKIPCHVEYQTSNGIIIDIAILYEDIKKIDPTCPFFKNIAIEINGPFHYKTKSLSNHFPLINTKTILKKRLLQFEDWDVISFPFWEIKPWFSKTRKESYILKMLPEKLKTFFK; encoded by the exons ATGAttaatttctttaatataGTTGTATTTGTACTACACTTGTTTTATATCATaggaattataattttatttctagACCATGTACAGTCTTCTAAATTGAATATTGTGTACAAGCCAAATGGTAGTTTTTCGAAACCCTTGTTCATAAATAATTTGTTTGATTTTAAGGAAAAATTTAAGAACAATTTTGTTAAGAAACGAAAGAAAAGTGATACAAATTATTAccatgataattataaaaggAACAATTCAAATACCAattctaatatatttatcgaatcattcaataaaaaaaatacttttaTTAAACCAATATATGTAACCTTTCAAgatgatatgaataaaagTGTAGCTAGCCAAAAtgaaaccaaaaaaaaaaaaaaaaaaaaaaaaaattctgaaCAAAACCAGCTATTTTTGAAAAGTACGAAACAAAAGGATATTCATGAAATGACGATTGATGAGGAAAttgaaaattatgataacaTACAAATGgatgaagaagaaatgaATAATGAAGAGGATCATAAAGAAAGTGAtagtaatgataaaaataataatgattatagttatgataaaaataataataataataataattattttaaaaatatggataatagTGAATATGAATTGGtaaatgattatattttattaagaaaaaatggATTAAcaataaaagaattaatggAACAAGGGAAATGGGCTTGTccaaaagaaaatttaaaaatgataagaGAACGTGTTAATTCAAAAATTAATTGGAACTACATTTTGAAGAAAAACAATGAATTACTTAAGGATAATgtagataaaatatatcatgggatatataaaaaagaacatgtggatgatttattatttgtttttgatACATatccatataattatttaaatattactaTGAGTGTTTTTTCTCTTTACAAATTTGCAAATAGTTATCTAAACgagaagaaagaaaaaatgaatagtgtaaatgaaaagaaatataatttttttaataatatatgtagtaaagattttttgataaaagaagatgaaaaaaaaaaaaaagatgatatggaaaatataaatgaacttttaaatataaaacataatgataataaatcaaGATGTAATGAAAAAACGAATTCATATGATGATAACTTTTTTGCATTAGAAAATATACAAGATGATGTTGGTgataataacatttttaaaataaaagaagaaagaaaacgattatattatattacaacCAATAGAAATTTTCAAAGAATTGTAGGttcaataaataaacatcTAAAAATTATCTATAGaatattttcttctaatgaaaaattatcttcttatgaaaaaaataaaaatgtgtacAAATTTATtccttatataaatattaaagatattattattattttaaaatcattctgtatattaaaatatgatcatgcaaatatatataaatatatatatttttttattgttcattttattcataaattcgatatatataatttatgtcAAGCAGTCcatttatgtattattaaaaaaatatatatcaaaccATTATATCAaaactttttaaaatatttacagAACATTTTTCAAcaagataaaaatgattatataggGAAAATAGAAATAGCTCAAAGTAAAACGTCTTCGTCTTCAAATCATAAACAAGATACACATGATGAGTTACAGGATGATCATAATGCtactaataaaaataatgttaaaAAAGATATGTTATTGAATATATCAcatgataataatagaaataacttatgtaaaaatatcatttctttatatgatgatataaatattaaagagTTTTACAATAACATAGAAAACGCCATGGAAGGATATTCTTCTAATCCTTGCAATTATTATACATCACctttatataagaataactttaattattatatataccacTCTTGTAATTATTCTAATATTAACAATGCTTTGGATGATGCGgaggaaaaaaaagagaaagaaaaagatataaaaggTTTTATGACAAAGGATATGAGAAAAGAGAAAGAAAGTTTTATTGAAGACAATATTAAGAAGGATATtacaataaatgaaaataataacaatataaataatagaaaggatattaatttatatgtatatattttatatgttttatctAAATTTCCATACagtaatgtaaatataatcaataaaattattttacatatattaaaagatatacataatttatcAATAGACGAACTAATATTAACTTTTTATAGTATAGCCGAGCTCGAATACGAGGATTATGAAGtgcaaaattatttatatctctTAATTTTTCAGAGGTTACATTTGTTAAATTATAGAAATAATGACACCTTGTTAAAATTAATCAAATCGTTATATTTGACAAATAATTTGGATAGGGTATATGATGGTACGAAAATAGAAAATACTCCTCTAAAGGTGGATGTAAAAGGAAgggaaaaggaaaaacaaCAAGATGATGAGAAAGAAGAAGaacataaaagaaaaaaccagcaaaaacaaaatgaatttCATAATAAGGAAGATGAAAGAAAAGGAGAATTTCATATTATGAATAACGAAAATAATAGCTTAtccaataaaaaaaattgtgatTATAAGAACCATGTAGAAAAAGAATATCCTGATAATTTTatagaacatataaataatgatgaaagtAATAAAATGGAAAGTATAAAAACTTTAATGATATATGTTATATCAAAGAtggtattaaaaaatgtaaataattatagtCCTATTGAATTAGTAGATATTATTAGATATTTATCtgcttttaattttataaataaagaattattttcttttgtatataatttaccattttttaaaaatttaaatgaagATATCTTAaactattataaaaataatgtgtATTTTAATCAATCATATTATgcttatacaaaaaataataatataaatacgcCTATAGAAATTATGTTATGTAAATTATATCAATCCtatttaacatataatatgtttataaaacaaattgacactagttatataaaaaatgtaataaaggatgatattattaaaactatatataaaagaaataatgaaCAAGTAAAAGTTATACAATTTGATAATTCAATCATccaattattaaaaaacacctatctaaataatatgaaaatatctTCATATGCATCTTCTTCTTTACATTATGAAATAgcagatataataaataaagatttTAAAATACCCTGTCATGTGGAATATCAAACCTCTAATGGAATCATAATAGATATAgctatattatatgaagacATCAAAAAAATTGATCCAACATGTCCgttctttaaaaatattgcAATCGAAATAAATGGTCCATTTCATTACAAAACGAAATCTTTGAGTAACCATTTTCCTTTGATCAACACAAAGacaattttaaaaaagag gCTATTGCAATTTGAAGACTGGGATGTAATATCTTTTCCCTTTTGGGAAATCAAGCCAtg gtTTAGTAAAACGAGGAAAGAAAgttacatattaaaaatgttacCCGAAAAGCTCAaaactttttttaaataa
- a CDS encoding ribosomal protein S8e, putative: MPQNDYIELHRKRYGYRFDHFEKERKKEARKVHKDSLKAKKLRGIKAKIYNKKKYTEKVNLKKTLKSHELKDIKSTETLKDDNGLPSYLLDRQQTKHTQILTNLIKQKRKSKCGKWQLPIPKIQALNEAEMLRVVKSGKRRRKTWKRLIDKISFVGNDFTRKNPKFERYIRPSSLRFKKANVYHSELKSTFSLDIISVKVNPQSNLYTNLGIITKGTIIEVNVSELGLVTQSGKVIWAKFAQVTNNPELDGCINATLLV, translated from the coding sequence atgCCGCAAAATGATTATATCGAATTACACCGTAAGAGGTATGGATATCGCTTTGATCATTtcgaaaaagaaagaaaaaaagaagccAGGAAAGTTCATAAGGATTCTTTGAAGGCTAAAAAATTAAGAGGAATAAAagctaaaatatataataagaagaaatataCAGAAAAAGTAAATCTTAAGAAAACATTAAAATCCCATGAATTGAAAGATATTAAGAGTACTGAAACGTTGAAGGATGATAACGGATTACCTTCTTATTTATTAGATCGTCAACAAACAAAACATACTCAAATATTAACGAAccttataaaacaaaaaagaaaaagtaaatGTGGAAAATGGCAACTACCCATACCTAAAATCCAAGCTTTAAATGAAGCTGAAATGTTAAGAGTTGTTAAATCaggaaaaagaagaagaaaaactTGGAAAAGATTAATAGATAAAATATCTTTTGTGGGTAATGATTTCACAAGAAAAAATCCAAAATTCGAAAGATATATACGTCCAAGTAGTTTAAGATTCAAAAAAGCAAATGTTTATCATAGTGAATTGAAATCAACATTTTCTTTAGATATTATTAGTGTTAAGGTAAATCCACAATCAAACCTTTATACAAATCTTGGGATTATAACCAAAGGTACTATCATAGAAGTTAATGTAAGCGAACTAGGGTTAGTTACGCAATCAGGAAAAGTTATATGGGCAAAATTTGCTCAAGTTACAAATAATCCTGAATTAGATGGTTGTATTAATGCAACATTATTAGTATaa
- a CDS encoding cytoskeleton associated protein, putative: MENIFCNEKEFHVGDRIFTCNFNAHNNKENEQDNSDHFMNEKNKKNYEYTVENSEKLYDSDEEEVVDKNLKIYLFNEDIEIKIGTIRYIGTLKNHPSENKIFYGIEWDNEISGKNLGKFKEDIYFYPIQYLKREYTKMYYMKIKEGLMKNGKMGNNINDNIECDDKIECDDNIKCDDNIKCDDNIICDDKIKSDDNIICDDNIICDINPFNNFHHIHNDEKTKHIFEEFLNANLNIKPCSFLTFENIHVGITFIQALHFRYNYFPDLDLSIEDYQTKKIKKVIFSGEMKVRNYFKNFYELKNITLNKCLIYTSGITNNIIFNNLQSLSLCGNLLSNWLEIFKIIKLAKKLSYLNVSDNKLSPISLQCVLLKNLESGYNEIKNKCDTNITHDNHTNKYDHINNNRKEHCTISELIHFVQIKELCIDNTLISWDDVLILSFIFPNVEILSLKKNYINNINIKNLKLSKNSIIYKYLTNTTYRNFYGLDNIINDKNDDNNNNNNMWSYKEKNIHNIPKCNSNVFIHDGKKHECVNYTHNNDHNYLNSQPSDDYSCKNMNKSGESEIAKNEILFPYKFVMFSKLRKIVLNDNYLYDYEDLFNFVYHINSIQSIFLNNNKFSDNQNLIDIVYNICMQDLKYKMNEQMETLDKFEIINQKFNHLKEFLFDNNEVKNYETLRDLFYIFYDIEILKIQNKQKHMKERKNLRYIFISIMPKLKILNHSSINKNERINSERFFISLYQKDNITKVFNQEVLNKRHSTRLEKIHYEAAKDHEHVEKAKCIKTNLINITIIPEFLNSEKFDIVKKKVSKYMYVKDLKYLCSRLYSIPLPKMRLFYTDENNPLCLEILDTNATLYTYGIDNNSKIKIKMEE, translated from the exons ATGGAAAATATCTTCTGtaatgaaaaagaatttCATGTAGGCGATCGAATCTTCACGTGCAATTTTAATGCCCATAATAACAAAGAAAATGAACAAGATAATAGTGACCATTTTAtgaatgaaaagaataaaaaaaattatgaatatacaGTTGAAAATTCAGAAAAACTATACGATTCAGATGAAGAAGAAGTGGTTGATAAAAACTTGAAAatctatttatttaatgaagATATAGAAATTAAAATTGGAACGATTAGATATATTGGAACGTTGAAAAATCATCCTtctgaaaataaaatattttatggtATTGAATGGGACAATGAAATTAGTGGGAAAAATTTGGGGAAATTTAAAGAagacatttatttttatcctaTTCAATATCTTAAAAGGGAATAcacaaaaatgtattatatgaaaataaaggaGGGATTGatgaaaaatggaaaaatgggaaataatataaatgacaaCATTGAATGTGATGATAAAATCGaatgtgatgataatatcaAATGTGATGATAACATCAAATGTGATGACAACATCATATGTGATGATAAAATCAAAAGTGATGATAACATCATATGTGATGATAACATCATATGTGATATTAACCCTTTTAATAACTTTCATCATATacataatgatgaaaaaacaaaacacaTTTTTGAAGAATTCTTAAATGCTAATCTAAATATTAAACCTTGCTCCTTCTTAACATTCGAAAATATACACGTTGGTATTACCTTTATACAAGCTCTACACTTccgttataattattttccaGATTTAGATTTATCCATCGAAGATTATCAAactaagaaaataaaaaaagtaattttTTCAGGAGAAATGAAAGTTCGAAATTATttcaaaaatttttatgaattaaaaaatataacattaaataaatgtttaatatataccaGTGGTATTaccaataatattatttttaataatttacagAGTTTATCTTTATGTGGAAATCTTCTTAGTAATTGGTtagaaatttttaaaattataaaactaGCTAAAAAATTATCTTACCTGAACGTGTCagataataaattatctCCCATCTCTTTGCAATGtgttcttttaaaaaatttagaatctggatataatgaaataaaaaataaatgtgatACGAACATTACACATGATAAccatacaaataaatatgatcatattaataataatcgAAAGGAACATTGTACAATATCAGAATTAATTCATTTTGtacaaataaaagaattatgtATTGATAACACTCTTATTAGTTGGGATgatgttttaattttatctttCATTTTTCCAAATGTTGAAATATTAagtttgaaaaaaaattatataaacaatattaatataaaaaatttaaagctttcaaaaaattcaattatatataaatacttaACAAACACAACCTATAGGAATTTTTATGGActagataatataataaatgacaaaaatgatgataacaataataataataatatgtggtcttataaagaaaaaaatatacataatataccAAAGTGCAATTCAAATGTTTTTATTCATGATGGAAAGAAACACGAATGTGTAAATTATACacataataatgatcataatTATCTTAATTCTCAACCATCTGATGACTATTcatgtaaaaatatgaacaagtCAGGTGAAAGTGAGATTGCAAAAAATGAGATATTATTTCCATATAAGTTTGTAATGTTTTCTAAATTACGAAAAATAGTActtaatgataattatttgtatGATTATGaagatttatttaattttgtttatcACATAAATTCCATAcaatctatatttttaaataataataaattcagCGATAATCAAAATTTAATAGATAtcgtatataatatatgtatgcaaGATTTGAAgtataaaatgaatgaacAGATGGAAACTCTTGACAAatttgaaataataaatcagaaatttaatcatttaaaagaatttttatttgataataatgaagtaaaaaattatgaaaccTTGAgagatttattttatatattttatgatattgaaatattgaaaatacaaaataagcAAAAGCATatgaaagaaagaaaaaatctccgatatatatttatatccatAATGCCTAAgcttaaaatattaaatcatagttcaataaataaaaacgaGAGAATAAATTCCGAGAggttttttatatctttatatcaGAAGGATAATATTACAAAGGTGTTTAATCAAGAGGTCTTAAATAAGAGGCACAGTACGAGGTTGGAGAAGATACACTATGAGGCAGCCAagg atcaCGAACATGTGGAAAAAGCCAAATGTATAAAAACGAACCTTATCAACATAACAATCATTCCAGAATTTTTAAACTCAGAAAAATTTGACATTGTTAAGAAAAAGGTtagtaaatatatgtacGTAAAAgatttgaaatatttatgttcAAGATTATATTCTATACCTTTGCCAAAAATGCGATTATTTTACACCGACGAG aATAATCCTCTTTGCTTAGAAATTCTAGATACCAATGCAACTTTGTACACATACGGAATTGACAAcaattcaaaaataaaaataaaaatggaagaataa
- a CDS encoding DNA-directed RNA polymerases I, II, and III subunit RPABC5, putative: protein MIIPVRCFTCGKLIGNLWSVYEKKLEEGLSKCDALNELNLYRYCCRRMILTHADMMDKLLCYNIYERKL from the coding sequence atgataatacCTGTACGTTGTTTTACTTGTGGTAAATTAATAGGAAACCTATGGAGTGTTTATGAGAAGAAACTAGAAGAAGGTTTATCAAAATGTGATGCTTTGAatgaattaaatttatacaGATATTGTTGCCGACGAATGATATTAACACATGCTGATATGATggataaattattatgttataatatatacgaAAGAAAACTGTAA
- a CDS encoding EKC/KEOPS complex subunit BUD32, whose translation MSAGSDARIYRCTFIKKEAVKKVIYRKYYRHKKIDTKIRKLRVSNEIKFTKKLASLNIDVPYIYFVDAKEKSLYFEYVKGCTINFILKNLKEYEPKIPICVGMVLAKIHNGNIIHGDYTTSNLILRNSFIQQNNLLDLKNNNSPYNFSDLENVKLCVIDFGLSFLSSSIEDKAVDLFVLLKTIKSFHSEFPSLEEDILEGYKMKSDNVNDIFTKLEIVKQRGRKRPMVG comes from the exons ATGTCTGCAGGATCTGATGCT AGGATCTATCGATGCACgtttattaaaaaggaaGCAGTGAAAAAAGTTATTTACAGAAAATATTACagacataaaaaaattgatacGAAAATAAGGAAATTAAGAGTATCTAATGAAATTAagtttacaaaaaaattagcTAGTTTAAATATTGATGttccatatatttattttgtcgATGCTAAAGAAAAAAGTTTATATTTCGAGTATGTGAAAGGATGTAccataaattttatattaaaaaatttaaaagaatatgaaCCTAAAATACCTATTTGTGTAGGTATGGTGTTAGCAAAAATACATAATGGTAATATAATACATGGAGATTATACTACGtcaaatttaattttaagaaATTCTTTTATTCAACAAAATAATCTATTAGAcctaaagaataataattctcCATATAATTTTAGTGACTTGGAAAATGTCAAATTGTGTGTTATAGATTTCGGATTATCCTTTTTATCCTCATCAATAGAA GATAAAGCTGTCGATTTGTTTGTTCTCCTAAAAACCATCAAAAGTTTTCATAGTGAATTTCCCTCCTTG gaGGAGGATATTCTTGAAGGATACAAAATGAAGTCTGACAATGTTAACGacatatttacaaaattagAAATAG tTAAACAAAGGGGAAGAAAAAGACCTATGGTTGGAtga